gtgatccagcaatctcacttctgggtatatatccagatgGAACTCCAATCCGAAAAGATAGCTCCACCCCAGTATTCACGGCACCACTACATACTCAATaaccaacacatggaagcaacttaaatgaaGCAACACAcaactggataaaaaagctgcagtgtatttatacaatggaatactactctgccatagaaaaggtaaaaatgccatttgcagcaacatggatggacctagagatcatcattctaagtgaaatgagccagaaagagaaagaaaaataccgtatcactcatatgtgcaatcgaaaacaaaagacactatgaactcaacCTACGAAACacaaacagacttgcagacttagtaaacaatcttacggttaccagggaaagagggtgagaagagaAATCGggtgggagtctgagatttacaaatgttagccactacacataaaagattttttaaaaaggttcttctgtatagcacagaaacctGGGCTCAACATCTggaaataacctataatgcaaaagcCGTTACACCCACCAACTcaggaagcaaaagaaaggagagTTAGCTACCTGGGCCAGGGCCGGGTCCTGGGAAAGTCCCTGCCCACCGCTGATGCTGCCCCTTGACCTCACTGCATCCTCCTACAAGGAACAGACTGACATGAAGACATGTGTCCTGGGAACCTGcagcagcagaggccgcccccagaaCAGCACACGGGATACAGAGGAACAAGTCGACTAGCTCCCAGGAGCACACCCTCTCCCCGCCACCGCCCACAGCCGCCATCCGCCAACGCAGACCACCACCgcccccgcaccctgacagcaaagcctcgcctcccaggagcagactgacCGCCAAACATGCACCCCGCGAacatggggaagcagaggccACCCCAGGGCGCGGGGGAATCGGTAACTAATCCAGGAGATCGCACGCGCAGCCCCCATCCCACTGCCTCACAGGAGCAGGCCAAGACCTGAGGGCCGGTCGGAAGTGCTCCGGGGCCCGTCAGGCGCCCTCTCCCTCCCGGGTCTGCATTCGCTTCCCCAAACGCGGGTACAAGCTGCAGCGAAGAAACAGGGTTCAGGGACTATTAACGTTAGGGAGGGGGGCACCACGAACCAGGGCCCAGTCCCCAGACCGCCTTCTTCCTCGGGAGCCGCTGCAGGAACGCAGTttccccaggctccaggctgaTCCGGCATCTGCGCCGGCGCTTCAGCGCGTGCGTGCGCGCCTCTCCTCCTCAGGCCGGAAGCGCGGACCCTcgggctggggctcctgctgctcGGGATGTGGCGAGTGGGGCCGAGCGGAACCGATCGGGGCCTGGTGGGCCAAGTTGGGAAGGGCTGCGtggcggcggggcgggcggggctgTGGGGACAGCGCACCCCGCTGCCCCTCCAGCCGGGTCTCCATACCCAATGCCCCGAGTCCGGGGAAACTGCGGCCGCAGAGACCGCCCCCAGAACAACACACGGGGTAGATAGGACCAAGTTGGCTGGCTCCCAGGAGCACACCCTCTCCACGCCGACGCCGCCCGCCTCCGTCCACCGCCGCCACCGCAACCTGACAGCAAAGcctcgcctcccaggagcagactgacCGCCAAACGTGCACCCCGCGAACATGGGGAAGCAGAGGACGCCCCAGACCGCGGGGGAATCGGTAACTAATCCAGGAGTTCGCACGCGCAGCCCCCATCCCACCACCACATCCACGAGATAGCACCGCAACCGCCTCGCGGGAACAGGCCATGGCCTGAGGGCCAGTCGGTGTTCCCTGGCCGTCCGGTGCCCTCCCATCTCCTGGGGGGCACCCGCTTTCCCCCAGGTATAAGCGGCAACGAAGAGGCGGCGTTCCCGGACTACTAATGTGGTGGGGAGTGGGCACCACGAACCACGCGGTGGCCCGACCCACCTCAAGGTCCTAACGGGTCGCGAGGCCCGGGCCTCACCTACGCACCGCTACACGCGACCCTCTCCAACTGCGCAGGCCTGGCTTCACCCGCCAGCtcccgacctgcgcgcccccaccagcgccACCTTACCTGCCCGGCGTTGGCAGAGAAGGCGAACATAAGCGGCAGCCCAGTCCCCAGAACGCCTTCTTCCTCGGGAGCCGCTGCAGGAGCGCCCAGCTTTCCCACGCAGGGGGCGATCCGGTGTCCACGCCGGGACTtccgcgcgtgcgcgcgcgcccCTCCTTCTCAGGCCGCAAGCGCGGGCCCGcaggctggggctcctgctgctcGGGATGTGGCGAGTAGGGCCGAGCGGAACCGATCGGGGCCTGGCGGGACAAGCGGGGACGGGAGGCGTGGCGGAGGGGCGGGGGGTCGGGGGGGGCGGACCACCCGGCTGCCCCTACCGCCGGTTCTCCATACCCAATGCCCTGAGTCCTGTGAACCTGCGGCAGCATAGGCTGCCCCCAGAACAGCACACGGGGTAGGCACGAGCAACTTGGCTGGCTCCCAGGAGCACACCCTCTCCACGGCGCCgcagcccgccgccgccgcccgccgacGCCCGCCACCGCAGCCGGCCGCCGCCTCCGCACCCTGACAGCAAAGcctcgcctcccaggagcagactgacTGCCAGACATCCAACACGCGAACATGGGGTAGCAGAGGACGCCCCAGGACGCTGGGGAACCAGTAAGAACTCCAAGAGTTCGCACGCACAGCCCCCATCCCACCGCAGCCCCGTGACAGCATCGCACCCGCCTCGCGGGAGCAGGCCATGACCTGAGGGCCGGTCGGAAGTACTCCCGGGCCCTTCaggcgccctcccacctcccggggctgcATTCGCTTACCCAAACCCTGGTACAAGATGCAGTAAAGAAACGGGGTTCAGCGACTACTAAcgttggggaggggggcaccacGAACCAGGGCGGCCGCCCGCACTCGCCTCAGGGTCCTCACTGGCCGCGCGGTTGGGGCCTCACCCACGCTTCCCCAACCCGTGAGCCTCTAATCGCGCAGTCCAGGCCCCACACGCCAGCTCACCGACCTGCACGCCCCCACCAACGCCCCCTTACCTGCCCCGCGGTGGCAGAGGAGGCGAACATAAGCGGCAGCCCAGGCCCCAGAACGCCTTCTTCCTCGGGAGCGGCTGCAGGAGCGCCCAGCTTTCCCACGCAGCGGGGCGATCCGGCGTCCACGACGGGACATccgcgcgtgcgtgcgtgccCCTCCTTCTCACGCCGCAAGCGCGGACCCTcaggctggggctcctgctgttCGGGATGTGGCGAGTGGGGCCGAGCGGAACCGAATGGGGCCTGGCGGGCCAAACGGGGACGGACGGAGGAGCGGCGGGCCGGGCGTTGCGGCGGGGAAGGAACACCCCGCTGCCCCTTCGGCCGGGTCTCAATACCCAATACACCGAGTCCTGGGAACCTGCGGCAGGAGAGGCCGCCCGCAGAACACACGGGGTAGACAGGAGCAAGTTGGCTGGCTTCCAGGAGCACACCTCCACGCCGCCGCAGCTCGCCGCCCAACGCCGCCGCCGGCAGCTCGACGCCCGCTGCCGCCAACCGAAGTCGCCGCTGGCCGCCGCCGCAGCTCGCCGCCCGCTGTCGCCGCCGCAGCTCGCCGTCCGCCGCCGCCCGTCGCCACCGCCCGCCGCGCCCTCGCACCCTGACAACAAAGCCTCGCCGACTGACCGCCAGTCGTGCACCCCGCGAACATGGGGTAGCAGAGGACGCCCCAGGCCGCGAGGGATCGGTAACAAATCCAGGAGTTCGCACGCGCAACCCCCTTCCTACCGCAGACCGCGACAGCAACGCAAACGCCTCGCGGGAGCAGGCCATGACCTGAGGGCCGGTCGGAAGTGCTCCCGGGCCCGCATTCGCTTCCCCAAAGCCGAGTAAAAGCTGCAGCAAAGAAACGGGGTTCAGGGACTACTAAcgttggggaggggggcaccacGAACCAGGGCGGCCGCCCGCACTCGCCTCAGGGCCCTGACTGGCCGCGCGGTTGGGGCCTCACCCACGCACTGCCAACCCATGAGCCTCTCTCAACGTGCAGTCCAGGCCCCACACGCCGGCTCCCCGACCTGCACGCCCCCACCAGCGCCACCTTACCTGCCCGGCGGTGGCAGACAAAGCGAACATAAGCGGCAGCCCAGTCCCCAGAACGCCTTCTTCCTCGGGAGCCGCTGCAAGAGCGCCCAGCTTTCACACGCAGCGGGGCGATCCGGCGTCCACTACGGGACATCCGCGCGTGCGTGCGCGCACCTCCTTCTCACGACGCAAGCGCGGACCCTCGGGCTGGGGCCCCTGCTGCCCGGGATGTGGCGAGTCGGGCCCAGCGGAACCGATCGGGGCATGGCGGGCCAAGGGTAGACGGGAGGCGTGGCGGCGGGTCGGGCGGTGCGGTGGGGCCGGACCACACGGCTGCCCCTCCCGCCCGCTCTCCATAACCAATGCCCTGAGTCCTGTGAACCTGCGGCAGCATAGGCGCCCCCAGAACAGCACACGGGGTAGATACGAGCAACTTGGCTGGCTCCCAGGAGCACACCCTCTCCACGGCGCCGCCGCCCGGCGCCGCTAAACGCCGCCCGCCACCTCAGCCGGCCAACGCCTCTGCACCGTGACAGCAAAGcctcgcctcccaggagcagactgacTGCCAGACGTCCACCACGCGAACATGGGGTAGCAGAGAACGCCACAGGCCGCGGGGGAATCAGTAAGAAATCCAAGAGTTCGCACACACAGCCCCCATCCCACCGCACCCCCGCGACAGCACCGCACTCGCTTTGCGGGAGCAGGCCATGGCCTGAGGGCCAGTGGGTGTTCCCTGGCCGACCTGTGCCCTCCCATCTCCTGGGTGGTACGCGCTTTCCCCCGGGTATAAGCGGCAACGAAGAGGCGGCGTTCCCGGACTACTAAAGTGGAGGGGAGTGGGCACCACGAACCACGCGGTGGCCCCGACGCACCTCAAAGTCCTAACGGTTCTCGAGTCCCGGGCCTCACCTACGCACCGCTACCCTTCCAACTGCGCAGCCCGGGCGTCACCCGAAGGCtcccgacctgcgcgcccccaccagcgccccttATGCGCTCGGCGGCGGCAGCGGAGGCGGCGGCAAGCGGCCACCCAGACCTCAGGCCGCGTTCCACCTTGGGAGCCTCTCAGGAACACACAACTTCCCCACGCTCTGGGCAGTTCGGGAGTCCGCGCCGGGGTATAGGCGCGTGAGTGCGCG
The Camelus ferus isolate YT-003-E chromosome 20, BCGSAC_Cfer_1.0, whole genome shotgun sequence genome window above contains:
- the LOC116658128 gene encoding translation initiation factor IF-2-like, whose amino-acid sequence is MSRSGRRIAPLRVKAGRSCSGSRGRRRSGDWAAAYVRFVCHRRAGKVALVGACRSGSRRVGPGLHVERGSWVGSAWEGGCACELLDLLPIPRGLGRPLLPHVRGVHDWRSVGEALLSGCEGAAGGGDGRRRTASCGGDSGRRAAAAASGDFGWRQRASSCRRRRWAASCGGVEVCSWKPANLLLSTPCVLRAASPAAGSQDSVYWVLRPGRRGSGVFLPRRNARPAAPPSVPVWPARPHSVPLGPTRHIPNSRSPSLRVRACGVRRRGTHARADVPSWTPDRPAAWESWALLQPLPRKKAFWGLGCRLCSPPLPPRGSQSAPGRRGFAVRVRRRRPAAVAGVGGRRRRAAAPWRGCAPGSQPSCSCLPRVLFWGQPMLPQVHRTQGIGPRSVPLGPTRHIPSSRSPSLRARACGLRRRGARARAEVPAWTPDRPLRGKAGRSCSGSRGRRRSGDWAAAYVRLLCQRRAGGCSEVKGQHQRWAGTFPGPGPGPGPDRFRSSLLATSRAAGAPDRGPALAAGGGGARTHARMRRRGRRIGPVRGKAGRSCSGSRGGRRSGDWAAACCRLRCCRRADYLICTFNLSRDTYSELPKASAPDENSHPQIKERERK